Proteins from a single region of Butyrivibrio fibrisolvens:
- a CDS encoding HNH endonuclease yields MIKIKLKNAAEIEDWYAEQVTDIIKDKIANYSSDITSIYAHKIITQLDDHAIRDLLTMPISGLIEKHTWAKAYYEVACFVSEFSDLHEYLKELYQIRGYAHHKCVAEYQREREEYLNKYKGNNFIDVMKNQFHSPCSAPDSVICQNNKNMEEFISSVSEEFDKVNDDLSKIINYDFLDEDTGSGKKDKSSIRAEYVKRLGIRVCPYCNQQYIYYFGDSRYLGDLDHIRPKSKFALFSMSMYNLVPACKPCNQLFKRSSTKQILNPYEEGFSNDAYLHLNYKNVRELVGIDPVTDMEWRVNKGLNRYPDKQKNEVISQNIDNAIKLFELDEVYKGHADEIQLALKRRFYYDWKYRNIVKSLVGTSSLITPKLFYGVSFDEEKYQDELMSKAIDDVVWRN; encoded by the coding sequence ATGATCAAGATTAAACTTAAGAATGCTGCGGAAATTGAAGATTGGTACGCCGAGCAGGTAACGGACATAATAAAGGATAAAATCGCAAATTACAGTTCGGACATTACCAGTATATATGCGCACAAAATCATCACTCAGCTTGATGATCATGCCATAAGAGACCTTTTGACAATGCCGATAAGTGGCCTGATAGAAAAGCACACTTGGGCAAAAGCTTATTATGAGGTGGCATGTTTTGTCAGTGAGTTCAGCGATCTGCATGAATACTTGAAGGAACTCTATCAAATCCGTGGCTATGCTCATCATAAGTGTGTGGCAGAGTATCAGAGAGAAAGAGAAGAATACCTGAATAAATATAAAGGCAACAACTTCATAGACGTGATGAAAAATCAATTTCATTCCCCTTGCTCTGCCCCAGACTCAGTAATTTGCCAAAACAATAAAAACATGGAAGAGTTTATTTCATCTGTTTCTGAAGAGTTCGATAAGGTAAATGATGATCTTAGCAAGATCATCAACTATGATTTTCTAGATGAAGACACAGGCTCGGGAAAGAAGGACAAGAGCTCAATCAGAGCCGAGTACGTAAAACGGCTTGGTATAAGAGTTTGCCCATATTGTAATCAGCAGTACATCTATTATTTTGGAGATAGCAGATATCTGGGTGATCTGGACCATATTCGACCTAAGAGCAAGTTTGCGCTCTTTTCAATGTCGATGTACAACCTGGTTCCTGCCTGCAAGCCCTGTAACCAGCTCTTTAAAAGGAGTAGCACAAAGCAGATCCTAAATCCTTATGAGGAGGGATTTAGCAATGATGCCTATCTTCACCTGAATTATAAGAACGTTCGTGAGCTGGTCGGCATAGATCCGGTTACGGATATGGAATGGCGTGTAAACAAGGGACTTAATAGATATCCTGACAAGCAGAAAAATGAAGTTATAAGCCAGAATATAGACAATGCAATCAAGCTCTTTGAGCTGGATGAGGTTTATAAAGGTCATGCCGATGAAATTCAGCTTGCATTGAAGCGACGTTTCTACTATGACTGGAAATATCGGAATATTGTTAAATCATTGGTTGGCACGTCCAGCCTGATCACTCCTAAGCTCTTCTATGGCGTAAGCTTTGACGAGGAGAAATATCAGGATGAGCTAATGTCCAAGGCAATCGATGATGTTGTTTGGAGAAACTAG
- a CDS encoding AAA family ATPase, whose translation MENFLIDDPEVKPVYNIGFKYDFENGGKVKPINRLNDSHFNKDNLFYIYFQNNTGVNWFNEYVPEDKNDHESRDFFHRISCNVNSYESVMKYLIDSYCDSDFSARMGSKPGTKVDIQLKNINKLSNSLSRKIINDLGKKIYGNEGNVTTSLYNADSQRENEKYSIPQRFVINYLETCVYCCCDHIDFTDKVIDNGKNNPYSKITECEDSYKERKKYLLEVLSKAEGIFISTFQSIVETLEKIPSKYFVNAFSISALISELKPGELDDLMKRLDENSISKLYPNQNVILSVTFTNMSSGEAHFIDIFASIHEALQTRKRMAANTVNPGEQTCILLLDEPDMSFHPEWSRTFIDNLTHFLKNSYKDINFQVIITTHSPLMLSDIQSDSIYCLGKDDDGNLQVSHPKYGLLSGINDILIDGFFTKSLFGEFAEGFAKDIVKRLNELEEDIDKWRIDQDDFDKEYKDLSKRIDILGGGLIKDSLMQRLTMARKWLYMRNGYDQD comes from the coding sequence TTGGAAAATTTTCTTATTGATGATCCGGAAGTTAAACCTGTGTACAATATAGGTTTTAAATATGATTTTGAAAATGGAGGTAAAGTTAAGCCGATCAACAGATTGAACGATTCCCATTTTAATAAAGATAATCTGTTTTATATTTATTTTCAGAATAATACAGGGGTTAATTGGTTTAATGAATACGTCCCTGAAGATAAGAATGATCATGAGAGTAGAGATTTTTTTCATAGGATTAGTTGTAATGTCAACAGTTATGAATCAGTAATGAAGTACCTTATAGATTCTTACTGCGATAGTGATTTTTCAGCTAGAATGGGCTCTAAACCTGGAACGAAAGTAGATATACAGCTTAAAAATATTAATAAGCTCAGTAATTCGTTAAGTAGAAAAATAATCAATGACTTAGGTAAAAAAATATATGGGAATGAAGGCAATGTTACCACGAGTTTATATAATGCAGATTCTCAAAGAGAAAATGAAAAATACAGTATTCCCCAACGCTTTGTCATCAACTATCTTGAGACTTGTGTTTATTGCTGTTGTGATCATATTGACTTTACAGATAAAGTTATAGACAATGGAAAAAATAACCCATACAGCAAAATTACTGAATGCGAAGATTCCTACAAGGAACGTAAAAAGTATCTGTTGGAGGTTCTAAGTAAAGCTGAAGGTATATTTATATCAACTTTTCAAAGTATCGTAGAAACACTTGAGAAAATCCCAAGTAAATACTTTGTGAATGCATTTTCAATATCTGCACTAATTAGCGAACTTAAGCCAGGTGAACTAGACGATCTTATGAAGAGATTGGACGAGAATAGTATAAGTAAACTTTATCCTAATCAAAACGTCATTCTAAGTGTAACATTCACCAATATGAGCTCAGGTGAGGCACACTTCATCGATATATTCGCCTCAATCCATGAAGCTTTGCAGACAAGGAAGCGTATGGCGGCTAACACAGTTAATCCCGGGGAGCAGACCTGCATCCTCCTATTAGACGAACCAGATATGTCCTTCCACCCGGAATGGAGCAGGACATTTATCGATAATCTCACTCACTTCCTAAAGAATAGTTATAAGGATATCAACTTCCAAGTAATAATAACGACACATTCGCCGCTGATGCTTTCAGACATACAGAGCGATAGTATTTACTGCTTGGGCAAGGATGATGACGGAAATCTGCAAGTTTCACATCCGAAATATGGTCTTTTGAGCGGAATAAACGATATTCTCATTGATGGCTTCTTTACAAAGTCATTGTTTGGTGAGTTCGCTGAGGGCTTCGCCAAAGACATAGTTAAAAGATTAAATGAGCTTGAAGAAGACATAGATAAATGGCGAATAGACCAAGATGATTTCGACAAGGAATATAAGGATCTAAGCAAGCGTATAGATATTCTAGGCGGTGGCCTTATCAAAGATAGCCTTATGCAGAGACTGACGATGGCAAGAAAATGGTTATATATGAGGAACGGTTATGATCAAGATTAA
- a CDS encoding DUF3427 domain-containing protein encodes MGATDIKAIDELSKLANTEVRISYDTKRTRLHAKAYVFYRETTYTTAYIGSSNMSNVAMTSGLEWNVKATAKDMAPTIKKIEATFESYWNSSSFEQYTGESYDKLKHALKAEKYSGEGDKYQYIVDVNPYPYQEEILDRIQAERVIRGRYKNLIVAATGTGKTVIAALDYRRFCNENPGSRNRILFVAHREEILRQSLATFRAVLKDPNFGELYVGASKPESLDHLFVSIQTVASQKLYELLPQDYYDYIVVDEFHHAAAPTYQGMISALKPRVLLGLTATPERMDGKSILDFFDGHIAAEIRLPEAIERKLLCPFQYFGVSDETDLSEVRWVRGGYDRSELTKLYSLNREIAVKRSNHIINSLYKYVTDMDSVHGLGFCVSVEHANFMAEQFNEKNIPSIALTADSSDEARITARQRLVRGDLKFIFVVDLYNEGVDIPEVDTVLFLRPTESLTIFLQQLGRGLRLSLGKECLTVLDFIGQANKKYNFEEKFAALLSNTDHSVQYEMKKGFVALPKGCYIQLEKKVSSIILNNIRKSFGDRMGLISRIQTFTQDSGLDLTISNFIKYYRLKLSTIYARYSWTRLCADAGVIPDPSEPLEDLITKALPRIIAIDSRRWIEFILKALPSIGTLNISSLSPLEKRMLNMFYVTIWQEAVEDWNDTKVRNNLQDLAASTMMVKEIIDILKIKYDEVDIIDKPVDAGFDCPLDLYCTYTRDQILVAMDFYKPGTVREGVKYLPDKKIDILFITLNKSDKDYSPTTMYEDYSINSQLFHWQSQSTTSETSVTGKRYIAHAKEGSRILLFVREFKKDSVGTAPYSFLGTANYLSHTGSKPMSIVWRMDNPIPAKYLKKTNKMDVG; translated from the coding sequence ATGGGAGCGACAGACATCAAAGCCATAGACGAACTATCGAAGCTAGCCAACACCGAGGTTAGAATCTCTTACGATACCAAGAGAACCAGGCTCCATGCTAAAGCCTATGTTTTCTACAGAGAGACCACTTACACCACAGCCTATATAGGCTCTTCAAACATGTCCAACGTAGCCATGACAAGCGGACTTGAGTGGAACGTCAAGGCGACAGCCAAGGACATGGCACCTACCATCAAAAAGATCGAAGCAACCTTCGAAAGCTACTGGAACAGTTCATCCTTCGAACAATACACGGGGGAAAGCTACGACAAATTAAAACATGCCCTCAAAGCCGAGAAGTACTCTGGCGAAGGAGATAAGTACCAGTACATAGTCGACGTTAACCCCTACCCATATCAGGAAGAAATTTTAGACAGGATACAAGCAGAAAGAGTCATCCGCGGCAGGTACAAAAACCTCATCGTCGCAGCAACAGGCACAGGTAAGACCGTCATAGCCGCCCTTGATTACAGACGATTTTGCAATGAAAACCCAGGCTCAAGGAACAGAATCCTCTTCGTAGCACACAGAGAAGAGATCCTCAGACAAAGCCTTGCCACATTCCGCGCAGTACTTAAAGATCCCAACTTTGGCGAACTATATGTTGGCGCAAGCAAACCGGAAAGCCTTGACCACCTCTTCGTCTCCATACAGACCGTAGCATCCCAGAAGCTATACGAATTACTACCACAGGACTATTACGATTACATAGTAGTCGACGAGTTCCACCACGCAGCTGCGCCCACATATCAGGGCATGATAAGCGCCTTAAAGCCACGCGTATTACTAGGCCTTACAGCTACACCTGAGAGAATGGATGGGAAAAGCATCCTCGACTTCTTCGACGGACACATCGCCGCAGAGATCCGTCTCCCGGAAGCCATAGAGCGCAAGCTCCTATGCCCATTCCAGTACTTCGGAGTATCCGATGAAACAGACCTGTCAGAAGTTAGATGGGTAAGAGGCGGATATGACAGATCAGAACTGACTAAGCTCTACTCCCTAAACAGGGAGATCGCGGTTAAGAGGTCCAATCACATCATCAACTCGCTATACAAGTACGTCACCGACATGGACAGCGTACACGGCCTCGGCTTCTGCGTATCCGTTGAGCATGCCAATTTCATGGCAGAGCAGTTCAATGAAAAGAACATTCCGTCAATAGCCCTCACAGCCGATTCCTCTGATGAAGCAAGAATCACCGCCAGACAGAGGCTTGTAAGAGGCGATCTTAAATTCATATTTGTCGTGGACCTGTATAACGAAGGCGTGGACATCCCCGAAGTTGATACAGTTCTATTCCTACGCCCGACGGAGTCGCTTACCATCTTCCTGCAACAGCTTGGAAGAGGACTTAGATTGTCCTTAGGCAAAGAATGTCTCACCGTCCTCGACTTCATCGGCCAGGCCAATAAGAAGTATAACTTCGAAGAGAAATTCGCAGCGCTATTGTCGAACACCGACCACAGCGTTCAATACGAGATGAAAAAAGGCTTTGTGGCCCTTCCCAAAGGCTGCTACATCCAGCTTGAGAAGAAAGTCTCCAGCATAATCCTGAATAACATCAGGAAATCTTTTGGCGACAGGATGGGACTTATATCCCGCATCCAGACCTTTACCCAGGACAGCGGACTTGATCTTACCATAAGCAATTTCATAAAGTACTACAGGCTGAAGTTATCAACTATATATGCCAGATATTCCTGGACCAGACTATGCGCGGATGCAGGCGTCATACCTGACCCCTCCGAGCCGTTAGAAGACCTTATAACCAAAGCCCTACCAAGGATCATAGCCATCGACTCAAGAAGATGGATAGAGTTCATACTAAAGGCCCTCCCATCTATAGGGACGCTCAACATAAGCTCATTAAGTCCTCTGGAAAAAAGAATGCTGAACATGTTCTACGTTACAATCTGGCAGGAAGCAGTAGAAGACTGGAACGATACTAAGGTTAGAAACAACCTCCAAGACCTTGCCGCAAGTACGATGATGGTAAAAGAGATTATAGATATCCTCAAGATCAAGTACGACGAAGTGGACATAATAGATAAACCCGTAGACGCAGGCTTCGACTGCCCGCTTGATCTGTACTGCACCTATACACGTGACCAGATCCTCGTAGCTATGGACTTCTATAAGCCAGGAACCGTGCGCGAAGGTGTTAAGTACCTTCCTGATAAAAAAATAGACATCCTCTTCATAACACTGAATAAATCCGATAAGGATTATTCTCCCACTACAATGTACGAAGACTATTCCATAAACAGCCAACTATTCCACTGGCAGAGCCAGAGCACAACATCGGAAACATCTGTCACTGGCAAAAGATATATAGCCCATGCGAAAGAAGGCAGCAGAATACTACTCTTCGTCAGAGAATTCAAAAAAGACAGCGTCGGCACAGCACCATACTCATTCCTCGGAACAGCTAATTATCTGAGCCATACCGGAAGCAAACCCATGAGCATAGTGTGGAGGATGGATAATCCTATACCGGCTAAGTATCTGAAGAAGACTAATAAGATGGATGTGGGATGA
- a CDS encoding Rpn family recombination-promoting nuclease/putative transposase: protein MNSNNITTYKFQSATGALKYNLTNDYMFRMVLQKNNETLTLLLSSVLDIPVENIVKAEIQNPIMPGEAVDNKEFQLDIVVLLNDNTFINLEMQVVDYNNWPERSLSYLCRKFDNVVRGDDYIEVKPVYHIGFLDFTLFEDHPEFFAKYHISNEKDGYQYTDKFHLYVIELNHTEMATEEDKKHKIDTWAKLFKATTWEEIKMITSTNPSMNSTAEEIFAANSDFMIAEQCRVREDNIIHERRMKEALAEKENKIAEQAEEISIKDDKIAEQAKELEEQAKELKEQAELIAILQKQLEEKGIKD from the coding sequence GTGAATAGCAACAACATTACTACCTACAAGTTTCAAAGTGCTACAGGGGCACTCAAATACAACCTGACCAATGACTATATGTTTCGCATGGTATTGCAGAAGAACAATGAAACACTTACATTACTACTAAGTTCCGTATTGGATATACCAGTAGAGAATATAGTAAAAGCAGAAATTCAAAATCCAATTATGCCAGGGGAAGCTGTTGATAATAAGGAGTTTCAGCTGGATATAGTTGTACTTCTTAATGACAATACCTTCATAAACCTGGAGATGCAGGTAGTTGATTACAACAACTGGCCTGAGAGATCTCTTTCGTATCTATGTAGGAAATTTGATAACGTGGTTCGAGGAGATGATTATATCGAAGTTAAGCCTGTCTATCACATAGGCTTTCTTGACTTTACACTTTTTGAAGATCATCCTGAGTTTTTTGCGAAATACCATATCAGTAACGAAAAGGATGGCTATCAGTATACTGACAAGTTTCATCTGTATGTGATAGAATTAAATCACACAGAAATGGCTACAGAAGAAGATAAAAAACACAAAATCGATACTTGGGCCAAACTTTTCAAAGCTACTACATGGGAGGAAATTAAGATGATCACAAGTACCAACCCATCCATGAATTCAACTGCTGAAGAAATATTTGCCGCAAATTCCGACTTTATGATCGCCGAGCAGTGTCGCGTAAGAGAAGATAATATCATCCACGAAAGAAGAATGAAAGAGGCGCTGGCTGAAAAAGAGAACAAAATTGCTGAGCAGGCTGAAGAGATATCAATAAAAGATGACAAAATTGCTGAGCAAGCAAAAGAACTTGAAGAGCAAGCAAAAGAACTTAAAGAGCAAGCCGAACTAATTGCAATATTACAAAAACAACTGGAAGAAAAAGGCATAAAGGATTAA